The Halobacillus ihumii genomic sequence CGCCTCTTCTTCTCCGGAAGCTTAGTAATTATAGTCGTAAAAATCGCCTGTATCAAGCCTTCCGTGAACTAGGACGTGTGGTTCGTACAGTTTTCTTATTATTCTATATATCTGATATGGATGTAAGAAAGCAAATTACAGCCGAAACGAACAAAGTCGAAGCTTTTCATGGCTTTTCGCAGTGGCTTTCCTTCGGCGGTCAAGGGATTATCGCTACAAACGATCCGGAACAGCAAGAAAAGATCATGAAGTACAATGAACTGGTATCCAATGCCTTAATCTTTCACAATGTTGTAGATCTTACGAAAGTTTTACGTTTCTTATCGAAGGAGGGTTATGAGGTACACACTGAGGACATCAGACATCTAAGCCCTTACTTAATGAGTCACATTAAAAGGTTCGGAGAATACACGATTAACTTAGAGATAGCGCCTCATCCAGTAGATGGACGTTTGGTATTAGATTAATGGATGGGATTATATCCCATCCTATGTCCTAATTTTACACGTATCTCGGAGTACCCCCTTCAGTAGCAGTCTCATTCTTGATGAAGTGTGAGAGATACTGAAGCCCTTTTTGTAATTGCAAGTTATAGAACAGTTGATGACGTGCCAACCTTTGGCACTAAAGCAATACCCTCACTCGGGCGTGGGGTGGTACAACTATCTCAGGTTGGCCGAAACACCTACTGTTTTCAGAAGGATGATGGAATGGTTGAGAAGAAGGCTTCGAATGTATCCGATGGAAAGAGTGGAAGATGCCAAAGACAAAGGTAAAGAATCTCATAGCACTAGCGTATCCAAAGCCAAAGCTTTTGAATTGGGAAACACAAGAAAAGGCTACTGGCGAATCGCCAGTAGCCCTATCCTCCATCGTACGCTTAATGACCAATATTGGCATCGAATGGGTCTGAAATCATTGATCTAACGTTTGAATTCTATTCAACCGCCGTATACGGGTCCGTACGTACGGTGGTGTGAGAGGTCGGGAGTTAATCACTCCCTCCTACTCGATTAATCTATATAAAGTAAAGTTTTATCCTTTTGACACCATCCTAGTGGTCACAGTGACCGAGGGATCTATAAAACTGAATAATGGACATCGTCTTTCTCTTTTCCAACTGTATCCATATATGTGCGGCCCCACTTGTACATGGATTCTAAAATCGGGATTAACGTTTCACCGTGGTCGGTGAGGGAGTATTCGACTTTCGGTGGTACGACCGGGTAGACTTCCCGGTGAATGAGTTGGTCCTCTTCCAACTCCCGAAGCTGTTTGGTTAGCATTTTTTGTGTAATGGTAGGCAACATCCTTTTTAATTCACCAAATCGTTTGGTCCCTTTTTTCCCTAAATGCCAAAGGATAATCATCTTCCATTTGCCCCCGATTAAAGATAATGTTAGTTCCTTTTCACAGTTGAATTTCTGCTCTAATACTCTAGTCATTTCGTCTCTCTCCAATCGTCATTCGTTCACATAGTATCTTTATAGATACTATGTGCATTGAAAGTGCGTACTATAATCATACTACTCAAGGTTATATAATTGAAACTGAAACAGATTACCATACAATAAGGAGGCTCTTATTACTATGAGTCGATTTACGATCCCACGTGATATTTATTTCGAAGACAATGCCCTGGAAGTGTTACGGTCATTTGAAGGAAAAAAGGCCGCACTTGTTATTGGGGGAGGTTCTGTTAAAAGAAACGGAAACCTTACACAAATTCAAGAACATTTGGGTGCTGCCAATATAGAAACTGAAGTACTGGAAGGGTACAATACGGAGCCCACCGCTAAAATGGTAAAACAAGGGGCAAAAGATCTGGAATCGTTCCAGCCTGATTGGATTATTGGCATCGGAGGCGGCTCCGCCATGGACGCCGCTAAAGCCATCTGGCTCTTTTACGAGTACCCGGACCTTTCATTTGAGGATGCCACCAAGCCTTTTGAACTTCCGCGCCTTCGCACGAAAGCGAAATTTGCCGGGATTCCTACCACAAGCGGAAGCGGTTCTGAGGTTTCCAACCTTTCCGTAGTAGCCGATGAAAATACTAATATTAAATACCCATTGGCTGATTTTGAGTTAACGCCAGATATCGCGATCATCGATCCTGTAATGATCGAAAACCTACCAAAACACATCGCTGCTTACACTGGCATGGACGCATTCACGCACACGATCGAATCTTATGTTGCCAAGCCGCGAACCGTGTACACGGATATCCTTGCTCTTGGCAGTGCAGAAGTGATCAAAGATAACTTGCTTACTTCCTATCAAGGCGACCAAGAAGCAGCCAAGCAGATTCACAGCATTCAAGCTATGGCTGGAATGGCCTTTGCGAACGCAGTGCTAGGAAACGTCCACAGTCTGGCCCATAAAAGTGGCCCGACCTTCGACATTCCGCACGGCTATGCTAATGCGATTTACTTGCCGTATGTGATTCAATTCAACCGAGCCGTAGTTGAAGATCGCTTTGCCGAAATCGCCCGTCGTCTCAGACTAAAAGGGGAAACAGATGCTGAATTGACGGATGCACTTGTGGAGTATATCTACCAATTAAACAAAGATCTCGGCCTTGCCACCACACTTCAGGAATTTGGCGTACCTGAAGAAGATTTCAACGAGCACCTTGACACCATGGCGAAAAATGCAATGGAAGATCCATGCACCGGTACGAACCCGCGTGAAACGTCTGTAGAGCAAATGAAAGACCTCTATAAAGCTGCTTTCTATGGACAGGAAGCATTAGTGAAAGCGTAAATAACAATAGAACAATTAAGAAAAACTGAGCTTAGGGAAGTCACTTAAGCTCAGTTTTTTTCTTAAACAGAAGATTTACTTAGACCGGACCATTCGTTTCCTGTTTTTCTCTCATTTAATTCCCTGAAGCTCAATTATTATTT encodes the following:
- a CDS encoding group II intron maturase-specific domain-containing protein, yielding MTCQPLALKQYPHSGVGWYNYLRLAETPTVFRRMMEWLRRRLRMYPMERVEDAKDKGKESHSTSVSKAKAFELGNTRKGYWRIASSPILHRTLNDQYWHRMGLKSLI
- a CDS encoding winged helix-turn-helix transcriptional regulator, producing MTRVLEQKFNCEKELTLSLIGGKWKMIILWHLGKKGTKRFGELKRMLPTITQKMLTKQLRELEEDQLIHREVYPVVPPKVEYSLTDHGETLIPILESMYKWGRTYMDTVGKEKDDVHYSVL
- a CDS encoding iron-containing alcohol dehydrogenase, yielding MSRFTIPRDIYFEDNALEVLRSFEGKKAALVIGGGSVKRNGNLTQIQEHLGAANIETEVLEGYNTEPTAKMVKQGAKDLESFQPDWIIGIGGGSAMDAAKAIWLFYEYPDLSFEDATKPFELPRLRTKAKFAGIPTTSGSGSEVSNLSVVADENTNIKYPLADFELTPDIAIIDPVMIENLPKHIAAYTGMDAFTHTIESYVAKPRTVYTDILALGSAEVIKDNLLTSYQGDQEAAKQIHSIQAMAGMAFANAVLGNVHSLAHKSGPTFDIPHGYANAIYLPYVIQFNRAVVEDRFAEIARRLRLKGETDAELTDALVEYIYQLNKDLGLATTLQEFGVPEEDFNEHLDTMAKNAMEDPCTGTNPRETSVEQMKDLYKAAFYGQEALVKA